The following proteins come from a genomic window of Synechococcus sp. BIOS-E4-1:
- a CDS encoding tellurite resistance TerB family protein: MTDAEAFASIALAAVACDGTLGREEAHALRRSLEYRTPYKDRTEQEMGALFDRLLVTLREQGVNQLVTEALPALTPIQQETALAVAVQLTHADRDVSPAEQLFLNQLCERLSLPDGRAVAVMEAITALHRDSLST, encoded by the coding sequence ATGACGGACGCAGAAGCTTTTGCCTCAATCGCACTCGCTGCGGTGGCATGCGACGGCACCCTGGGTCGTGAGGAAGCCCATGCGCTGCGACGATCACTGGAGTACCGCACTCCCTACAAAGATCGAACGGAACAGGAGATGGGTGCCCTGTTCGATCGACTCCTGGTCACACTCCGCGAACAGGGGGTGAACCAGCTGGTGACTGAGGCACTGCCAGCACTGACTCCTATCCAGCAGGAGACGGCATTGGCTGTGGCGGTACAGCTCACGCATGCCGATAGGGATGTTTCTCCTGCAGAACAGTTGTTCCTCAACCAACTCTGTGAGCGTCTGTCGCTTCCTGACGGCCGTGCTGTTGCCGTGATGGAGGCCATCACGGCCTTACATCGAGACAGCCTTTCCACCTGA
- the metG gene encoding methionine--tRNA ligase — MTYSLTTPLYYVNAKPHLGSTYTTIACDALARFQRLEGQQVLFVTGVDEHGQKIQRTAEARKISPQDHCDLISQEYIDLWSRWEISNDRFVRTTSERHLPLVQEFFNRCEASGHIRSGHQEGWYCVDCEEFKDDPADADSPCCPTHRKPLEWRDEENLFFCLSKFQKPIESLISTPGFIAPASRRKEVENFVAGGLRDFSISRVNVSHGLPVPGHSGHTFYVWFDALLGYLTALLDDGGPVDLDRLSSAGWPVSVHVIGKDILRFHAVYWPAMLMSAGLPLPKSVFGHGFLTREGQKMGKSLGNVLDPELLLQRCGTDAVRWYLLRDIQFGDDGDFQQQRFVDLVNNDLANTIGNLLNRTSSMSRKWFENALPPVDMSIREDHALRGKAELTIQQVRMSMLELNFQKAAEAVLQLAIETNGFLNEQAPWSQMKQPGQEVQVGEDLYAVLECSRIVGILLQPIVPDLSERILAQLGLCPISGSWKEHLNWGSLVPGSPLPQPEPVMQRLELESPL, encoded by the coding sequence ATGACTTACAGCCTCACAACCCCGCTCTACTACGTCAATGCCAAGCCCCATCTCGGCAGTACCTACACGACCATTGCCTGTGACGCCTTGGCTCGTTTCCAGCGCCTTGAGGGACAACAGGTTCTGTTTGTCACCGGGGTGGATGAGCATGGTCAGAAGATCCAGCGCACGGCTGAGGCGCGCAAGATCAGCCCTCAGGACCACTGTGATCTGATCAGCCAGGAATACATCGATCTCTGGTCACGGTGGGAGATCAGCAATGACCGTTTTGTGCGAACCACAAGCGAGCGTCACCTGCCCTTAGTTCAGGAGTTTTTCAATCGCTGTGAAGCCTCAGGTCACATCCGTAGCGGCCATCAGGAGGGTTGGTACTGCGTCGACTGCGAGGAATTCAAGGACGACCCTGCTGATGCTGACTCTCCATGTTGTCCGACTCACCGCAAGCCTCTTGAATGGCGCGACGAAGAGAACCTCTTCTTCTGTCTCTCAAAGTTTCAAAAGCCAATCGAGTCACTGATCTCAACGCCCGGATTCATTGCTCCGGCAAGTCGCCGGAAAGAGGTTGAAAATTTTGTGGCCGGTGGCCTGCGTGATTTCTCAATCTCACGGGTGAATGTCTCCCATGGGCTGCCGGTCCCTGGTCACTCCGGTCATACCTTTTACGTCTGGTTTGACGCGCTGCTCGGCTATCTGACAGCTCTGCTGGATGATGGAGGTCCAGTGGATCTGGATCGTCTCAGCAGTGCCGGCTGGCCGGTGAGCGTTCACGTGATCGGCAAGGACATCCTGCGTTTTCATGCCGTGTACTGGCCAGCGATGCTGATGTCGGCAGGTTTGCCCTTGCCCAAGAGCGTTTTCGGCCATGGATTCCTGACTCGCGAAGGTCAGAAAATGGGCAAATCCCTTGGCAATGTGCTGGACCCTGAACTGTTGCTTCAGCGCTGCGGTACTGATGCAGTGCGTTGGTATCTCCTTCGCGACATCCAGTTCGGTGATGACGGTGATTTCCAGCAGCAACGGTTTGTGGATCTGGTCAACAACGATCTCGCCAACACGATCGGGAATCTGCTCAACCGCACCTCATCGATGTCCAGGAAGTGGTTTGAGAATGCTTTGCCTCCTGTGGATATGAGTATTCGCGAAGACCATGCTCTTCGCGGCAAAGCAGAGCTGACGATTCAGCAGGTTCGGATGTCGATGCTGGAGCTCAACTTCCAAAAAGCTGCTGAAGCGGTGCTTCAGTTGGCAATCGAAACCAATGGCTTCCTCAACGAACAGGCTCCCTGGAGTCAGATGAAGCAACCAGGTCAGGAGGTGCAGGTTGGTGAAGATCTTTATGCCGTTCTGGAATGTTCCCGGATTGTGGGCATTCTTCTGCAGCCGATCGTGCCTGATCTCAGTGAACGTATCCTCGCCCAGCTGGGTCTCTGCCCGATTTCTGGATCGTGGAAGGAGCATCTGAACTGGGGGAGTCTGGTTCCCGGCTCGCCATTGCCTCAACCGGAACCTGTGATGCAGAGGCTCGAGCTCGAATCACCACTCTGA
- the rpsR gene encoding 30S ribosomal protein S18, which produces MSSSFFKKRLSPIKPGDPIDYKDVDLLKKFITERGKILPRRLTGLTAKQQRDLTNAVKRARIVALLPFVNPEG; this is translated from the coding sequence ATGTCCAGCTCCTTCTTCAAGAAGCGCCTTTCTCCAATCAAGCCCGGCGATCCCATCGATTACAAGGATGTGGATCTGCTGAAGAAATTCATCACAGAGCGCGGCAAGATCCTGCCTCGCCGTCTCACTGGCCTCACCGCAAAGCAGCAACGTGATCTCACGAATGCTGTCAAGCGCGCAAGGATCGTGGCTTTACTGCCTTTCGTGAACCCCGAGGGTTGA
- the psb32 gene encoding photosystem II repair protein Psb32, with protein sequence MPMTMKRLNHLVGGILSALFCLLLAVPAALAVSAQDFPPALPDEVVLDSADVLSRATRNEISTRLQDLNQFHVDARLVTLRRLDYGLSLSGFGDELLDRWGEESNLTDRPLLFFLEETQSKQATVVAAKELLEQLPESLLRSTGRTTMSQPLRDGDRFRQATLDGISRIEVVLNGGEDPGPPVQLERVANPTNIPTAEETESSNAFTWVVVLLVVGTIVPMATWWIFSS encoded by the coding sequence ATGCCCATGACTATGAAGCGTCTGAACCACCTCGTCGGAGGGATTCTGTCTGCTCTGTTCTGTCTTTTGCTTGCGGTCCCAGCGGCGCTGGCAGTGTCTGCTCAGGATTTTCCGCCGGCTCTGCCCGATGAAGTTGTGTTGGATTCAGCGGATGTGCTGAGCAGAGCCACCAGGAATGAGATCAGCACGCGTTTGCAGGACTTGAATCAGTTCCACGTCGATGCCCGTTTGGTGACATTGCGACGACTCGACTATGGACTCAGTCTTTCCGGTTTTGGAGACGAACTTCTTGATCGCTGGGGGGAGGAGTCCAACCTGACTGACCGCCCATTGCTGTTCTTCCTCGAGGAAACTCAGAGCAAGCAGGCGACAGTGGTTGCGGCCAAGGAGTTGCTTGAACAATTACCAGAGTCCCTGTTGCGCAGTACAGGGCGGACCACCATGAGTCAGCCCCTACGCGATGGGGATCGCTTTCGACAGGCAACCCTTGACGGGATCAGCCGAATCGAAGTTGTCCTCAACGGGGGAGAGGACCCTGGTCCACCAGTGCAGCTTGAACGCGTCGCCAACCCTACGAATATCCCAACCGCTGAGGAGACTGAAAGCAGCAACGCCTTCACATGGGTTGTCGTTCTTCTTGTCGTCGGCACCATAGTACCAATGGCGACCTGGTGGATTTTCTCCAGCTAA
- the lptC gene encoding LPS export ABC transporter periplasmic protein LptC → MTLTKAFGHLRGGLLITLLLLTGCVSEKPTSTVQSPPFVFRSLKLEQKTKQGLMDWSLNSPEARYELNRRLVRARQPVGVLYRKGKPSFRVQSDLALVVNDGEQILLEGDVRLQQLNGSNLLIQGDRLRWRPQQGILLIEQRPRATDKQSRISASEAQLLQTTNDLTLKGVVRLERWSEDSDPSKPDTTLRTGLAQWNLDSGLLNAEGPVLAQRRDQEGTVLEQLQGMSLQGNTQVGDLMVMAPVIVQMPRQKGILKAQDTTWNFRTQIVRSDQPFEAELDRTRIFGKAFQAELNDNTVLINGDCRIEQPGEALDATTCRWNWGTEEVLAEGNVLLKRDANDQLTRASKLAGQVGEKGRITFTAPGGKVESQVRFPSDQSEDESPRPRKSAPVEF, encoded by the coding sequence ATGACCTTGACCAAAGCCTTCGGTCACCTGAGGGGTGGTCTGCTGATCACCCTGTTGCTCCTGACAGGTTGTGTCAGTGAGAAACCCACATCAACGGTTCAGTCGCCACCCTTCGTGTTTCGATCGCTGAAACTCGAACAGAAGACCAAGCAAGGGTTGATGGACTGGAGTCTGAACAGTCCTGAAGCTCGTTATGAGCTCAATCGTCGTCTCGTTCGGGCCCGCCAGCCTGTTGGTGTTCTCTACAGGAAGGGAAAACCATCATTCAGGGTGCAGTCGGATCTGGCCCTCGTCGTCAACGATGGCGAACAGATCCTGCTTGAAGGTGATGTCAGGCTGCAGCAACTCAACGGTTCCAATCTTCTGATTCAGGGAGACCGTCTGCGTTGGCGTCCGCAGCAGGGGATCCTGCTCATCGAGCAGCGTCCGAGAGCGACGGACAAGCAGTCCCGGATCAGTGCCAGTGAAGCGCAGCTTCTCCAGACCACCAACGACCTGACTCTCAAGGGTGTCGTCAGGCTTGAGCGTTGGTCCGAAGACTCCGATCCATCCAAGCCGGATACAACACTCAGAACCGGCCTCGCTCAGTGGAATCTTGATTCCGGCCTGTTGAATGCCGAAGGCCCTGTTCTGGCACAGCGTCGTGACCAGGAAGGAACGGTGCTTGAGCAGCTTCAGGGCATGAGTCTTCAGGGCAACACGCAAGTTGGTGATCTGATGGTGATGGCTCCAGTCATTGTTCAGATGCCTCGCCAGAAAGGGATTCTCAAGGCTCAGGACACCACCTGGAATTTCCGAACTCAGATTGTGCGCAGCGATCAACCCTTCGAAGCGGAACTGGATCGCACCAGGATCTTTGGCAAAGCGTTTCAGGCTGAGTTGAATGACAACACGGTTCTGATCAATGGTGATTGCAGGATTGAACAGCCCGGAGAAGCGCTCGATGCGACCACCTGTCGCTGGAACTGGGGGACTGAGGAGGTCCTTGCGGAAGGGAATGTGCTGTTAAAACGTGACGCCAATGACCAGCTGACCCGCGCCAGCAAGCTGGCGGGTCAGGTTGGTGAAAAAGGCAGGATCACCTTTACCGCTCCAGGAGGAAAGGTGGAATCCCAGGTCAGATTCCCTTCAGATCAGTCTGAGGATGAGAGTCCCCGTCCACGGAAATCAGCTCCAGTTGAGTTCTGA
- the rpmG gene encoding 50S ribosomal protein L33 — MAKNKGVRIVVTIECTECRSVPASEKRSPGVSRYTTEKNRRNTTERLELMKFCPQLNKMTLHKEIK, encoded by the coding sequence ATGGCCAAGAACAAGGGCGTCCGGATCGTTGTCACCATTGAGTGCACCGAATGCCGGTCCGTTCCCGCTTCCGAAAAGCGTTCTCCCGGTGTGTCTCGCTACACGACCGAGAAAAATCGTCGGAATACCACTGAAAGGCTGGAACTGATGAAGTTCTGCCCGCAACTCAACAAGATGACTCTCCACAAAGAGATCAAGTGA
- a CDS encoding FAD-dependent oxidoreductase, whose product MTVSIDSVDVLVWGGGTGGTAAAIQAARGGASTLLLTPGVWLGGMVSAAGVCCPDGNELSQWQTGLWGAFLRELEQSEPEGLDHNWVSCFGYRPLTAESILQNWLHQESRLLWWPDCQLLSVERAGSLITGLRIEVDGEIRGVTCRVAIDGSDRGDLLPLANAPFRFGWEAKEHWQEPSAPSRQRLSTDPFFRDQPVQSPTWVVMGQLQSDQLHDPRLQGDQPIGSQLPDPFRGASDTFGLEKTITYGRLPSGLVMLNWPLHGNDWHRGLERAFLADPDQEAALFSEMQNHSLCFADELRKATDGWLQLGQAFPSSAASPAPWIAAMPYWREGRRVVGRTTVIEQDLLPLTEGVCWPGPPLNDSGILQSIAVGNYANDHHYPGDDWPLAPKSCRWGGRWTGTPFCIPFGALLSDAIDNLLMADKAFSTSHMANGATRLQPLIMNIGQAAGAASALALESNLQPSELPVRSLQNRLIGDDRAPAAVAPLWDTPWHHSQWLERQRAALDRRPLAAALPETLDSGRSVHAMVSPDGEGAYRIQLQDAESCQLITLEPAVNARLQMLEKPTSVMVQGSHNPWGGWFRTSSMR is encoded by the coding sequence ATGACCGTCAGCATTGATTCGGTGGATGTGTTGGTCTGGGGAGGGGGAACTGGCGGCACGGCAGCAGCGATTCAGGCAGCCCGTGGCGGTGCCTCCACACTTCTGCTCACCCCGGGGGTATGGCTGGGCGGAATGGTCAGTGCAGCGGGTGTGTGCTGTCCTGATGGCAACGAACTGAGCCAATGGCAGACAGGGCTTTGGGGAGCTTTTCTGCGTGAACTGGAACAAAGTGAACCGGAAGGACTGGACCACAACTGGGTGAGCTGTTTCGGCTACCGACCACTGACGGCGGAGTCGATCCTTCAGAACTGGCTGCATCAGGAGTCCAGATTGCTTTGGTGGCCTGATTGCCAGCTCCTGAGCGTTGAGCGTGCAGGCTCTCTGATCACCGGCTTGCGCATTGAGGTGGATGGAGAAATCCGCGGGGTGACGTGCCGCGTTGCCATCGATGGCAGCGATCGAGGAGATTTGCTGCCTTTGGCGAATGCACCGTTCCGTTTCGGCTGGGAAGCCAAGGAACACTGGCAGGAACCCAGTGCACCATCTCGGCAACGCCTGAGCACAGATCCCTTTTTCAGAGATCAACCCGTGCAGTCACCCACCTGGGTGGTGATGGGACAGCTGCAGAGCGATCAGCTTCACGATCCGCGACTTCAAGGTGATCAACCGATTGGATCACAACTACCCGATCCTTTTCGCGGGGCCTCTGACACATTCGGACTGGAAAAAACCATCACCTACGGCCGCTTGCCATCAGGACTGGTGATGCTCAATTGGCCATTGCACGGCAATGACTGGCACCGAGGACTGGAGCGAGCATTTCTTGCTGATCCAGACCAGGAGGCTGCACTGTTCAGCGAGATGCAGAACCATAGTCTCTGCTTCGCTGATGAGTTGCGCAAAGCCACTGATGGATGGCTGCAGCTTGGCCAGGCCTTTCCCAGCAGTGCTGCAAGCCCTGCGCCCTGGATTGCTGCCATGCCTTACTGGCGCGAGGGCCGGCGGGTGGTTGGTCGCACCACCGTGATTGAGCAGGATCTGCTCCCCTTGACTGAGGGCGTTTGCTGGCCTGGTCCACCTCTCAATGACAGTGGAATTTTGCAGTCAATTGCGGTGGGCAATTATGCCAATGACCATCACTACCCAGGCGATGACTGGCCATTGGCTCCCAAAAGTTGCCGTTGGGGCGGTCGCTGGACAGGGACACCCTTCTGCATCCCTTTCGGAGCCCTGCTGAGTGATGCAATCGACAATCTGCTGATGGCGGATAAGGCTTTCAGCACAAGTCACATGGCCAATGGCGCCACCAGGTTGCAACCGTTGATCATGAACATTGGTCAGGCTGCAGGAGCCGCTTCCGCTCTCGCCTTGGAATCAAACCTGCAACCTTCTGAACTGCCGGTGCGCAGCCTGCAGAATCGACTGATCGGAGACGACAGGGCACCAGCCGCAGTCGCACCACTCTGGGATACACCCTGGCATCACAGCCAATGGTTGGAGCGGCAGAGAGCAGCCCTCGATCGCAGGCCTTTGGCAGCAGCCCTTCCCGAGACATTGGACTCAGGCAGATCAGTGCACGCCATGGTCAGTCCAGACGGTGAGGGTGCCTACAGAATCCAACTCCAGGACGCTGAGTCCTGCCAGTTGATCACGCTGGAACCCGCCGTCAACGCAAGGCTTCAGATGCTCGAAAAGCCGACAAGCGTCATGGTTCAAGGCAGCCACAACCCCTGGGGAGGATGGTTTAGGACCTCCTCAATGCGCTGA
- the pxcA gene encoding proton extrusion protein PcxA yields the protein MAGRNWLGTFGGTKSFNVNSELDRGYEAALLIQSLELEYYGDRPIRPDLELSVPATVQATILRKFRAAINVCRSSLDKLEYQRSQFDTQELRQLQLIESVVNRYNPRRSASAPTISRAPDPLPRSLLGIFDTLRRQLNPAAEATLVAGFRRRRDSTLISLKVLLLLILVPLLVQQVSRTYIISPAVDHFAPDLPFLSYPKPQLEEQAVEKLRVFKAEIEFDALLRGDSIPTQEELQQKLSAKAEELKEEADSESTHAVKNVLADLAATVAFVVVCLFSREELRVLRGFFDEAVYGLSDSAKAFAIILFTDIFVGFHSPEGWTVLLDGIANHFGFPARENFILLFIATFPVILATIFKYWIFRYLNRVSPSSVATLRGMNGGG from the coding sequence ATGGCAGGACGTAACTGGCTTGGGACCTTCGGCGGAACCAAATCTTTCAATGTGAACTCAGAACTGGATCGTGGTTACGAAGCCGCGCTTCTGATTCAAAGTCTCGAACTTGAATACTACGGCGACCGCCCAATTCGTCCAGATCTTGAGCTCTCCGTTCCAGCAACTGTTCAGGCCACGATCCTTCGTAAGTTCAGGGCCGCCATTAACGTCTGTCGCTCATCACTCGATAAACTTGAGTATCAACGATCACAGTTTGATACTCAAGAGCTTCGTCAGCTTCAACTTATTGAAAGCGTTGTCAACCGCTACAACCCCAGACGTTCAGCGTCAGCGCCAACGATCAGTCGAGCCCCTGATCCTCTGCCACGCTCCCTGCTAGGCATCTTTGACACATTGCGTCGTCAGCTCAATCCTGCAGCGGAAGCAACGCTGGTGGCAGGTTTCCGACGTCGCAGGGATTCAACTCTGATTTCCCTGAAGGTGTTGCTCCTGCTGATTCTTGTGCCGTTGTTGGTCCAACAGGTCAGCCGCACTTACATCATCAGTCCAGCTGTTGATCACTTCGCCCCAGATCTTCCTTTCCTGAGCTATCCAAAGCCTCAACTCGAGGAACAGGCCGTTGAAAAACTGAGGGTTTTCAAGGCTGAGATTGAATTTGATGCACTTCTGCGCGGTGATTCCATTCCCACTCAGGAGGAACTTCAGCAGAAACTCTCTGCTAAAGCCGAGGAATTAAAAGAAGAGGCTGACTCGGAAAGCACCCATGCAGTGAAAAACGTCTTGGCGGATCTTGCTGCAACGGTGGCATTCGTTGTGGTGTGTCTGTTCAGTCGCGAAGAACTGAGAGTGCTGCGTGGATTCTTTGATGAAGCTGTCTACGGACTCAGTGATTCAGCCAAGGCTTTCGCCATCATTCTGTTCACCGATATTTTTGTCGGCTTCCACAGTCCTGAGGGATGGACCGTTCTCTTGGATGGAATCGCCAATCACTTCGGCTTCCCAGCAAGAGAGAACTTCATCCTTCTCTTCATTGCCACGTTCCCAGTGATTCTTGCCACCATTTTCAAGTATTGGATCTTCCGTTATCTCAATCGTGTCAGCCCGTCCTCTGTGGCCACCTTGCGCGGTATGAACGGCGGTGGTTAA
- a CDS encoding cofactor assembly of complex C subunit B, translating into MPGSARLCLISGLLVLGLAIFNAVTAGTFTPALQRAEVLSGMAAVGLMLVAVLWTRAVPRNPKAVNLEGEQGLEITAGLPESLRTELAWGSHQFLTATSAATILVNWDETVLLRRGLITKDPFSPGEICRRSTERQALVSLVRTALYPGRQEFDAVLPGLPAVMVQPLGQRGWIVLGGWSERCFTRSDERWLAGWAERLRTQLELISVDGDSHPQTDLKGI; encoded by the coding sequence ATGCCAGGCTCCGCGCGACTCTGCCTGATCTCCGGACTGCTGGTGCTGGGTCTTGCCATCTTCAACGCTGTAACTGCAGGGACGTTCACGCCCGCCTTGCAGCGAGCAGAAGTGCTGTCCGGGATGGCGGCGGTTGGTTTGATGCTTGTTGCGGTGCTCTGGACTAGGGCTGTCCCACGCAATCCCAAGGCAGTCAACCTTGAAGGCGAACAGGGTCTGGAAATCACCGCAGGACTCCCCGAAAGCCTGCGCACTGAACTGGCCTGGGGGAGCCACCAGTTTCTGACGGCAACTTCGGCCGCCACGATCCTGGTGAACTGGGACGAGACGGTCCTGCTCAGACGAGGTCTGATCACCAAGGATCCATTTTCTCCAGGTGAAATCTGTCGACGCAGTACTGAGCGACAGGCCCTGGTGTCCCTGGTCAGAACCGCGCTATACCCTGGTCGTCAGGAATTTGATGCTGTTCTGCCAGGTCTGCCGGCGGTGATGGTTCAACCACTTGGACAGCGTGGCTGGATTGTGCTCGGTGGCTGGTCAGAGCGATGCTTCACCCGCTCCGATGAACGATGGCTGGCGGGTTGGGCAGAACGACTCAGAACTCAACTGGAGCTGATTTCCGTGGACGGGGACTCTCATCCTCAGACTGATCTGAAGGGAATCTGA
- a CDS encoding ribonuclease catalytic domain-containing protein — MVLAVQGSKRRLSVGYRGKEQVVPARTIDLIHPLPGDVDPSARLGAFPWTFSQQDLDQSSPSCRDWGEAWVLILESGETVDLAGFAELACGIDAAVNKAACWLALHADQDFFRWKQGAVQARPASEIRSRRAERRVQAKAERRSKQWLQLLKAPQPLVLDTLDCVHQQWIKSLQQLVGEGAEAIQLDAQLLQSLQTARIEANPRELRHLLIQLGQWDEHQLASIAGTPWSDGFSELLLLEARQLVENSDAQLPGDENRLDLTAQACVTIDDVETRDIDDAIALERRRDGSERLWIHIADPGRLIPEGSPLDLEARRRGSSLYLSRGNLPMFPAELSTGPFSLRTGRRNAAWSTWVDLDQNGEISDFGILRSWVTPRYRLTYDDADELIDFAPPEEADLADLHKLLERRRRWRTNQGALQMDLPEGRIRCRDGELSVQVTEPGASRTMVAEAMILAGAVAARFGSTHNLALPYRSQLPAELPSATELERLPDGAVRFAAIKRCLSRGLMGTQPSAHFSLGLNAYAQATSPIRRYGDLVVQRQIAAVINAESPLSEELMQDLINTLIQLCVKV; from the coding sequence GTGGTACTTGCCGTTCAGGGAAGTAAACGTCGTTTAAGTGTTGGTTATCGAGGCAAGGAACAGGTTGTTCCAGCTCGGACCATCGATTTGATTCACCCCCTGCCTGGCGACGTTGATCCGTCAGCTCGGCTGGGGGCTTTTCCATGGACATTCAGCCAGCAGGATCTTGATCAATCCAGTCCCAGCTGTCGCGATTGGGGCGAAGCATGGGTCCTGATCCTGGAGTCAGGCGAGACGGTTGATCTTGCTGGATTTGCCGAGTTGGCCTGCGGTATCGATGCTGCCGTGAACAAAGCTGCCTGTTGGCTGGCTTTGCATGCAGACCAGGATTTTTTCCGCTGGAAGCAGGGTGCTGTACAAGCAAGGCCCGCTTCCGAGATCCGCAGCCGACGCGCTGAACGCCGGGTGCAGGCCAAAGCTGAGCGGCGAAGCAAGCAATGGCTGCAACTCTTGAAAGCGCCTCAACCATTGGTGCTCGACACGCTTGATTGTGTGCACCAGCAGTGGATCAAGTCTCTGCAACAGCTGGTCGGTGAAGGTGCTGAAGCGATCCAGCTCGACGCTCAGCTGTTGCAGTCACTCCAAACCGCTCGAATTGAAGCCAATCCCAGGGAGCTCCGGCATCTGCTGATTCAGCTCGGACAGTGGGACGAACATCAATTGGCATCGATCGCTGGCACACCCTGGAGCGACGGATTCAGTGAGCTTCTGCTGCTTGAAGCCAGGCAGCTTGTCGAGAACAGTGATGCGCAGCTTCCGGGAGACGAGAACAGACTTGACCTCACAGCTCAGGCCTGCGTCACCATTGATGATGTTGAGACGAGAGACATTGACGATGCCATCGCTCTGGAGCGTCGTCGAGACGGATCCGAACGTCTCTGGATCCATATCGCCGATCCAGGTCGATTGATCCCCGAGGGTTCACCCTTGGATCTTGAGGCTCGACGCCGTGGCAGCAGTCTTTATCTGTCGAGGGGGAATCTTCCAATGTTCCCGGCCGAGCTCTCTACCGGGCCCTTCAGTCTCAGAACAGGTCGACGCAACGCTGCCTGGAGCACCTGGGTGGATCTCGATCAGAACGGTGAGATCAGCGATTTCGGGATCCTGCGCAGCTGGGTCACCCCCAGATACCGCCTGACCTATGACGATGCCGATGAGCTGATTGATTTTGCTCCACCTGAAGAGGCGGATCTAGCTGATCTTCACAAGCTGCTGGAGCGGCGACGTCGTTGGCGGACCAATCAGGGCGCGCTGCAGATGGACTTGCCGGAAGGTCGTATCCGTTGTCGTGATGGTGAGCTGTCCGTGCAGGTCACGGAGCCGGGTGCCTCCAGGACGATGGTGGCTGAAGCCATGATCCTCGCTGGTGCCGTTGCAGCCCGATTCGGATCGACTCACAATCTGGCTTTGCCCTATCGCAGTCAGCTTCCCGCCGAGCTTCCCTCGGCAACTGAGCTTGAGCGGCTACCAGATGGTGCCGTTCGATTTGCTGCCATCAAGCGTTGCCTGAGCCGAGGTCTGATGGGAACTCAACCCTCAGCTCATTTCAGCCTTGGCCTCAATGCCTATGCCCAGGCCACCTCGCCGATCCGGCGCTACGGCGATCTTGTTGTGCAACGCCAGATTGCTGCTGTGATCAACGCTGAAAGCCCACTGAGCGAGGAGTTGATGCAGGACCTGATCAACACTTTGATTCAGCTGTGCGTGAAGGTCTGA